The uncultured Bacteroides sp. DNA segment TTGTAACTAACTGAATTTCAGTGTATGGTTGCAAGGATTTTTACTTTTAGGATTAAAAACAGGATTAAAACCAATGATTCTCCAGTGATTTAAGGGGTTTTCGAGAGATTGCAAAATAGTATTTCTTCCTCTTTGGAGATTCACCACCCAATAAAATAAGAGCCTAACAAAGCCTATTTCTCATTTAGGTTCTATCGTCGATTTCATAGTAAAAGGTCAATGGCGAGCAACAATATATTGTTATCGTCACTCTATAAGTCGCTGCGTTTATATTATCACAGATACTTTATGTTATCTGGGTAGTACATTGCGTTTCGACTCGAATTATAGAAACTTATCTTTGTTATTCTTTGCGTTTCTCTGCTATTCCGCTGCGTTTAGTAGTGAATAACAGTGATACGCAAACAAATAGCTTTATAAGCTGGGAAGAACTGTACATTCTCAATAGTATTTCGACTTACTCCTGTCAGTGATTCTTTTATTAATCGCAGAAGAGCATAGACTGAATATATATAATACCAAAACCAAACAATATAGCTTTTGGATTCAGCCTTTCCAAAATTGTCTCAATAATACTGTTTATGCTATCATCTATCCCGAACTTACATTCGGGATAGATAGGTATCATTAGCAATATTTTTAGGCATTTTACAACCTCTTCTCTTATCTATGCGTTTCCTTATATTCTTCGATAGATTCCAAGTCTTAGCAATCAAATAAATACCATCAGTCATAAATACGGATAATAAACAAAAGTCTTATATACATATCAATAATTTAGATTTCTCCTCTGTCTCTTAGTCATTATTGAAATCATCAATATAATACAGCTCCCTTATATTATGGGATTCCATATATTGAACGTTTACTTTTCGCTACGTTTAGTTTAATACTATTATATTGCGACTTTCGGACTCAAGGACAACCCTTCTTTTGCAAGATGCAACCAACCACTTTTTTGCATTGATAATATCAACTGCTTTCTTATATCTTTCATCAACGATTCTTTGCTATATGAACCGTAGCGAGCCTTCGTCTTATTTTGCAGCTTTTTAATTACTTGCCTCGTATTACGTGGATTTTTAGAAACATCAACCATCTCTTTTATTCGCTCTTCTCCAAGCATGAAGATTCCATATAGCTTAACAAAATCAAGTATCTCTTTTTGCGTTTTTCCATTTGCATCAAAAATCGGCTCATTGCAATACATATCCGTGAACTGAATATCCTGCAAGCTATCCCAAAAGAAAATATAGAATAACCCAAAATATGTTACACTTTCCGCAACCGTACCAATTCCAAGTCGTTTTTTTATCTTGGTATGCCCACCTTTTGCTGTAAACTCAATACGGAGTATATCTTTGTCCTTATTTTCTTTCAAGAAGCGTTCCTGCTCTATTGTTTTCATTCTCTTCTTTCGGAAGTCTTTCGAGATTTCAAGAACTTTATTGTACATTGTAAGATTAAATCCTTTGGATTCAAATTTCTTGTACCCTCTTCGTGGAGCAGGTTCATAATGAACGCTTCGATAACCAATGAACCGATGAAGAATCTCCGAACATTTTTCGCTTGTAACAACATTTATTCCAATTTCAACTCTTGCTATATTGAGATACTTTGCCTTACTATATTTAATACCAAGAAGTGAAAGAAGCAATTTTATAGCATCTTCGTAGTCATAAGTAAAATCGTTCAGAGTATCTCCAATAGAACCTTCTCCAAGATACCATTTTCTTAAACTACCTCTGACTGTCAGAAATCTTCCAAAGCCAACACTACTAATTCGCATATAATTCTTTGCGTGATAATTGTCGGGGTTATGCAACTTGAACGTATGCTCATTATTGAAATTATCGTACAAACCTTTTTGCTCTTCAAAAAATGACTTTGTCAGATGCTTAATAACACTTATCTCTGCACACCAAAATAGGATATTATCAGTCATTTTGCACCTCCTCTTTTTCAATTAACTGATACACATCACTTCTTTTGAATCGGTAGTTCCTTTTAGCTTCGGGGTTTACAGGCACTAATTTCCCTTGTTTTATCCTTCGACTCAAAGTTTGAATGGAGATTTGTAACATTTCAACCACCTCTTTTGAAGTAAGCAAGCGGTCTTCACCCATGAATTTTGAGAAATTCTTTTCGATATAGTCTGCAATCCAACGTTTTCGCTGATTTATCAAACTAATTTTTACCAAATAATCTACTCTTCGCTTTAGCATTTCGTCCATCTCTTGACAGATGAAAACTTTTTCTTTTTTTACGTTCATTCTTATATGATTTTAAATGGCGAGTTTCTCGCCATGGTTAAAACCATACTATAACAGGGATTTTATTGAGCTGTCAGTGTTTTGAGATTTCTTAACAGTTTAAATCTGAAAGCAAAACGAAAGTTGGCACAGTATTTCCTTTGTTTTTCTCCTATTTGAAAAGCAAATGCCAATTTGATATTTTTAACAATAGACATGACATAGTATTTTCGTATCGACTAAAAAGAAATTTTATACTCTAACGGAATATATTCACCGTACCCGCCAAACGAACCATTCCTATATGTCATTTCAAAATAATGGGATAACTCTATCTTGTCAGAAATATTAGAACTTAAAACCCTCTCATAAACATCAATTTTAAGTTGCATTTTTCCTTTCTTTTCTTGTAATTGAGGACAATTATATATTGCATTTTCTAAGTCGTGCTTTAATACTTCGGGTTTATCACACGTCCAACGCATTAAATCAGTCGAATTATTAGGCAATATTTCCCATCTATTAGTTTTTTTATCTTTCTTGAGGCTTAGGTCTAAGTACCCTCTATGCTTATATCTTTGTTCCTTAAATTCTATATTGACATAACTATTGACGGGAATATTTTCACCCTCTATTTCTATACAACCAGCTTTATAAATGCCATCTCCAATATTCTCGTTTGTGATATAATCATAAATAAACTTCTGCATAACAGAATATCCCAATGTATCAGAAAGGTTTGCTAATGATAGTTTCCCTTCTTTGTCAATAATACAACGATAGTTATAATTAAAATACTCATTCTTATTATTGATTATGGAAGAAGTTGCCATTTCTGCAATATCAATTTCAATATCAGGATGAACTGATAGCATATCTTTCGTAAATATATCGCCCGCTTCGATACGTTTTATTAATGCTTGTTCCTTCTCTTGCCTTTTCTTTTCTACGGCAGCTTGTTGCTTTGCTTCTTCTTCCTTCCATACTGCTTCTACTTTTTCCGTTTCTTGAATAGTAAAATCCATATCTTTTAAAGCAAAATATCCCATTCTCATACCATAGTTGTAGTATAATGCTATCAGATATTTCTCGGCATAATCTAAATGTTTATCCAGAGTACGGAGTATTCTGTCCGCTTCATCGCTGAAATTTATTTGGTTAGCATTTGCAAAGAACCATTGCATACGTTCATTATATTGGCAAGAATAACTGATTTTCTTTGCCATAGCGGTTGTTACAAATGATTGCTGATTCTTCTTGGTTTGGGGATAAACACTTTGAAAGGATAGAGAAAGCAGCATTATAATTACCGTACTCTTTGAAAAATAATATTTCATTTTGGAGAAATTATTTTTCCTAACAGGCAACCATTGAAAGGTAGTTTGACAAACGAAGAAGTGGGCTGCCGTCCATATCCTGCAAGGTATCGCCAAACACCCGTACATACACGAACAAACAACCCACCCTATTCAGGAGAGCTATCTGACGTGCCTCGTATGTACTTAAATTGGCGATTTTAGCAGGAAAAGGCACTTCCTTTACTCAATCATTCCTATTTGGAACGCTACAAAGATAGCTAATTAACTGCTATTCATCATTGCTTCTCGATTTTTTATTTATTTCTGATAGAAAGACAGCTCCCGCATGAGAGCTGTCTTATACGCCTTGTATATACTTAAAACATTGGCGATTTCAGCAAGATAAGGCGTAACTATAAATCAAATAACTTTAGTTGTCGTATTTTTCAGTTTCTGCTCCCACACACTCGCCATCGTTTTTTTCAAATCATCTTTTGATAGGTTTACATATCGTTGGCTCATTCCAACATCTTTATGCCCCATTAGGTCGCAAATCATAAAGGCAGATACTTTTCCCGAAGCCCCTAAATGGCTTCCGAAAGTATGGCGTGCTACATGCGTAGTAAGATTCTTTTCAATTCCAGCAATTTTTGCTAATTCCTTCAAATACCGATTCATCACTTGAATATCAATTCTGGGGAATACATGATTTTCCGCATCTTGATACTTCCTTTTGTAAACAATCATGATAGCTTTTGCTTGGTTGCTGATAGGAACAAAAACGGGTTGATTCGTTTTTACTTGTAGCTTTTCAAAAGAAGTTATATTTTCATCAACATGCTCCCATGATAAATCCATGGCATCCGAAAATCTCAACCCCGTTTCTGCACAATACATAAATACGTGCCTCGCTAACTTTAAGGAATTGCAAGCAGATGCCGGCAGTTTTGCTTTTTTCAAACTCTCATACTCTTTTTCAGACAAGGCTATTTCTCGGTGCTTTCCATTTTCTATTGGAAACTCGGCAAATGGGTCTTCCAATTTGAATTTTCCTCTTCTATTAGAGAAACGAAGAACCGTTTTTAAGAGTTTCAACCTTTTTGCGACCGTATTTTGTTTATTGGGTATCGCTCTGTCTTCTCTTAGATATTTTACGAACCGCAGCAAGAAATCGTAGCTTATTTTGTCTATGGTCAATTCTTTTCTATATTTTGATTCGCAAAAATCGACCAATACATTTTTAGTTATTCGATGATTATTTTTTGAACCTGGCTTCATTTTTTGATATTTCACATAATTATCAAAGGCTTCTGAAATTGTCGGATAGACTGATTTATTTTTCGTGGCTTTAACCTCTTCTAAAGGAAGTCCTTTCAATATCCGTTTCATTTCTTCGAGTGATACATTTTCCTCTAATGCTTCTTTCTTCCGTTTATACTTCTCAAACTCTTGCTTTCTTTCGGATAAATAGCTATTGATTTTTGTAGCATCATCACTCTTTTTATCTACCAACTCGGATTCTTGTATCCAAAATTTCGGTTCGATACTTTGTCCTGTCGGTACTCGGTATTGCTTACCTTCAAAATAAATTAGAAACTCAATTCTTGTTTTGCCGCTCTTCGTTACTAAATCTTCACGAATGAGCAATTTCAATTCTTTAGACATATATATTCCAATGTTTTATTCTTGTAAGCTCCATTGCTTACTTACATAAGTAAACTCCATTTGACAATTGTATCGGATTGGGATTAGAACTCCGCATGGTCTAAATTAGTTATACTATTCTGATATTCAATGACTTTTTAGAGTAAAATTAAATAATGAACGATTTTTGATAATATTTTATTGAAATAGAAATGAAACTATATAATGAAACATTTTATATTCTCTGAACTTTGACTACTTTTGCGAAAAGGCTATAAATTATGCGATTCATAGAATTAGAAGATAGTGAGAAAGGGGAGTTGGTGCGTCGATATGCGAACCATAAGAATGCAACAGTAAGGAAGCGAGTACAAGCATTAATTCTCTCCTCCCAATATTATTCCATGAAAGAGATAATAGAAGCAACAGGAATGAGTAGAACGACCTTGTACCGTTTTTTTAAGGAATGGGAAAATACGGAGTTATCTGAAAGGATAGATACTTTGTTCATCAAAGACGGTAGAGGTGCTAAGCCTAAGTTGGACTCTATGATTGAAGAATTGCCTAATTTGGTAGAACGTTACAATGGTAAAATTTCCGTCATTCTTCGAGTACTTGAAGAGAATTATGGGCTAAAGGTTTCCAGACCAACTTTACAGAAATATTTGAAAAAAACATAGTTATGATATATTTTAAAAATGCAAGTCAAATAGAACAATTGTCGAAAGAGTTGGGTGAATGCGTTACAGGTTCAAGGTTAGACACCTTGCTTGCCAATTATCAGTTTAAGGATGATAAGATAATTTCTACTAAATGGAAACGGATCCATAATGCATTCGTCCATCAGCATAATACTTATAAAAATCATCAACCTATTTTTGCTTTTACAGAGGAAGTCCTATCTCCTGTAAATTATACAGATATTGAAAAACATAATAATCATTGCGAAAACATTAGTCGAGTACTAAGATTTATTGGCTATGAAATAAATCAAGAGGGCAAGATAGTTCCTGCGAAAGTGGCGAAGACTATTTCTGAAGCTCAAAAAAGAGCTGATTCATTGCGAGAAAAACTACAAGAAAGAAATGCCCATTATATTCTTTTTAATTTTTGTAAAGAGGAATTTTGCAATAATGATTATTTTCATGCTGTACAAGAAGCTATTAAGAGTATTTTAGTCCGAGTTCGAGATATTTCTTGCCTCTCTACTGATGGGAGAGCTTTAATTCAACAAGTATTTCAATTAACAGCTCCCTACATCATAATAAATAATTTCCAAACAAGTTCTGAGAGAAATGAGCAAGAAGGATTTAAAATGATTTGCGAAGGCTTGGTTAGTATGATTAGAAATCCAACTGCACATGAAGCCAAAATTTATTGGACGATAACAGAGCAAGATGCGCTTGAAACATTATCCATGCTTTCTTATATTCACAGGAAGTTAGATACAGCCCAGCGGATAAGATAAGGATTAGATTCTTGGCAGGATAGATAGGTTGGATTTTCTAAATCCACGTTTTTGACAGAAACTTTACAATAGTCGAATTTCCGTTATCCTCCGAGTGCTTGAAGAGAATTATGGGATAAAGGTTAACAGACCGACTTTTAAGAAGTGTTTAGGAAAATTTGAATGATAAATAAACAACAAAATAATAAAATGGACAATCTTGCAGAAATTATCAACGATTATCTCCTTGCGGAAAATACAGATTACGCAATAATGATTAATGGAGATTGGGGGTGCGGTAAAACATATTATATTAAAAACACCCTCTTCCCTCAAATAAAAGAGGTGCAATCTTCGGTTGAAGTGAGTATTGTAAAGAAGGGACTTTTGCATAGAAAAGAATCTTCTGTAGAGTTTAAAAAGTACGAACCAGTATATATAAGTTTATACGGGTTATCAAATGTCGATAGTATTTATTCAAGGATTTTAGCTTCATTATTTCCTTTCTTGCAAAATAAAATATTCTCTACAATTAGCACGATTGCCAATCGTTTTTTGAAGTTAAAGGATATAGATGGAATATCAGAAGAAGAGCGCAAGACAATAGAATCCTTTGTCGAAATAGCCCAAAATAAAGTGCTTTTCTTTGATGATTTAGAGAGAATTAGTAAAGAAATAGATATTCAAGAGGTATTAGGGTTCTTAAACGCCTATACAGAGCATAAGAACTTGAAAATTATCATAGTTTGTAATGATAAAAAAATCCAAGATGATTATATTGGATTCAAAGAAAAAACAGTTCGATTTACGTATAATTATCAAGCATCCATTGATTTAGTTTATGAAAATATTTTATCTAATTTTAAATCAGCGGAGTATCGTACTTTTTTATCTGACAATAAAATGGCTCTGATTAAAATTTTTGAATCAGCAAAATATTCCAATCTCAGAACATTGCGATTCATTTTAGAAATTTTCCAAAAAATATTCAATGCGGTTACGGATACTGAATATAAGAATCAAATATTGGAACGACTTTTCTTTTTTACTGCAATTTATTCAGTAGAATACAAGGAAGGTATTGCCAAAGAAGATTTAGATTCTCTATTTAAGGTAGAGAGTTATTTCCCTATAAATTTTGGTAATAGTGATAAAGTTGAAGAAAAAGAACCAGAATATTTCGAGAAATTTTACGACAAATACGAAAATATTCGTTCATCTTTTTATTATTATCCAACGATTGCTAATTATGTCCACTTTGGGTATATTCCAGAGGATTTTGAGTCCTTAATTAAGACAATAAGAAATGAAATAAAAAAAGAAGAAGAATCTGAGGATGCCGTAAGTCTGAAAAAAATAAAAAATTGGGAATTAATAGAGGGTGAAGAGTTTAATGATTTAATCGGATATATATTGGACTTGGTTGATAAATGTAAATTCAATCTTTACACCTATCCTGCAATATATGCTCAATTAATACAATTAGAGT contains these protein-coding regions:
- a CDS encoding helix-turn-helix domain-containing protein, with translation MNVKKEKVFICQEMDEMLKRRVDYLVKISLINQRKRWIADYIEKNFSKFMGEDRLLTSKEVVEMLQISIQTLSRRIKQGKLVPVNPEAKRNYRFKRSDVYQLIEKEEVQND
- a CDS encoding site-specific integrase, giving the protein MSKELKLLIREDLVTKSGKTRIEFLIYFEGKQYRVPTGQSIEPKFWIQESELVDKKSDDATKINSYLSERKQEFEKYKRKKEALEENVSLEEMKRILKGLPLEEVKATKNKSVYPTISEAFDNYVKYQKMKPGSKNNHRITKNVLVDFCESKYRKELTIDKISYDFLLRFVKYLREDRAIPNKQNTVAKRLKLLKTVLRFSNRRGKFKLEDPFAEFPIENGKHREIALSEKEYESLKKAKLPASACNSLKLARHVFMYCAETGLRFSDAMDLSWEHVDENITSFEKLQVKTNQPVFVPISNQAKAIMIVYKRKYQDAENHVFPRIDIQVMNRYLKELAKIAGIEKNLTTHVARHTFGSHLGASGKVSAFMICDLMGHKDVGMSQRYVNLSKDDLKKTMASVWEQKLKNTTTKVI
- a CDS encoding helix-turn-helix domain-containing protein; protein product: MRFIELEDSEKGELVRRYANHKNATVRKRVQALILSSQYYSMKEIIEATGMSRTTLYRFFKEWENTELSERIDTLFIKDGRGAKPKLDSMIEELPNLVERYNGKISVILRVLEENYGLKVSRPTLQKYLKKT
- a CDS encoding TIGR02391 family protein, whose translation is MIYFKNASQIEQLSKELGECVTGSRLDTLLANYQFKDDKIISTKWKRIHNAFVHQHNTYKNHQPIFAFTEEVLSPVNYTDIEKHNNHCENISRVLRFIGYEINQEGKIVPAKVAKTISEAQKRADSLREKLQERNAHYILFNFCKEEFCNNDYFHAVQEAIKSILVRVRDISCLSTDGRALIQQVFQLTAPYIIINNFQTSSERNEQEGFKMICEGLVSMIRNPTAHEAKIYWTITEQDALETLSMLSYIHRKLDTAQRIR
- a CDS encoding P-loop NTPase fold protein, which gives rise to MINKQQNNKMDNLAEIINDYLLAENTDYAIMINGDWGCGKTYYIKNTLFPQIKEVQSSVEVSIVKKGLLHRKESSVEFKKYEPVYISLYGLSNVDSIYSRILASLFPFLQNKIFSTISTIANRFLKLKDIDGISEEERKTIESFVEIAQNKVLFFDDLERISKEIDIQEVLGFLNAYTEHKNLKIIIVCNDKKIQDDYIGFKEKTVRFTYNYQASIDLVYENILSNFKSAEYRTFLSDNKMALIKIFESAKYSNLRTLRFILEIFQKIFNAVTDTEYKNQILERLFFFTAIYSVEYKEGIAKEDLDSLFKVESYFPINFGNSDKVEEKEPEYFEKFYDKYENIRSSFYYYPTIANYVHFGYIPEDFESLIKTIRNEIKKEEESEDAVSLKKIKNWELIEGEEFNDLIGYILDLVDKCKFNLYTYPAIYAQLIQLEYMQIENFKLTNEIKNLFFKAIDESKKTHKFEYTFNMRIPQWDYTDKSGGKDKYQEIYSYALRANEKVGNLEHKNEIDKFVEMVSSNNIKGLEDYMYNINNKDIIKNINVETLFEKLLLAKGATIKMFVHGIYAFYPDNSLFSLSDEEVAFFKRFDELIDDYFSKTKKRPIESAFLFYLKNKVKSVLARNTYQG